In one window of Thermus aquaticus DNA:
- a CDS encoding homoisocitrate dehydrogenase, whose protein sequence is MAYRICLIEGDGIGHEVVPAARRVLEATGLPLEFVEAEAGWETFERRGVSVPEETVEKILSCHATLFGAATSPTRKVPGFFGAIRYLRRRLDLYANVRPAKSRPIPQSRPGVDLIIVRENTEGLYVEQERRYLDVAIADAVISKKASERIGRVALKIAEGRPCKTLHIAHKANVLPVTQGLFLDTVKEAARDFPLVNVQDIIVDNCAMQLVMRPERFDVIVTTNLLGDILSDLTAGLVGGLGLAPSANIGDTTAVFEPVHGSAPDIAGKGIANPTATILSAAMMLDYLGEREVARKVERAVDLVLEKGPRTPDLGGEATTETFTQAVIEALKAL, encoded by the coding sequence ATGGCGTACCGCATCTGCTTGATTGAGGGGGACGGGATCGGCCACGAGGTGGTGCCCGCAGCCAGGAGGGTCTTGGAGGCCACTGGGCTTCCCTTGGAGTTTGTGGAAGCGGAGGCAGGCTGGGAGACCTTTGAGCGAAGAGGGGTTTCGGTCCCCGAGGAAACCGTGGAGAAGATCCTCTCCTGCCACGCCACCCTCTTCGGGGCCGCCACCAGCCCCACCCGCAAGGTGCCGGGCTTCTTTGGGGCCATCCGCTACCTGCGGCGCAGGCTGGACCTCTACGCCAACGTGCGCCCCGCCAAGAGCCGCCCCATCCCCCAAAGCCGCCCCGGGGTGGACCTCATCATCGTGCGGGAGAACACCGAAGGGCTTTACGTGGAGCAGGAAAGGCGCTATCTGGACGTGGCCATCGCCGACGCGGTCATCTCCAAGAAGGCCAGCGAGCGCATCGGCCGGGTAGCCTTGAAGATCGCCGAAGGCCGCCCCTGCAAGACCCTCCACATCGCCCACAAGGCCAACGTCCTCCCCGTGACCCAGGGGCTTTTCCTGGACACGGTGAAGGAGGCGGCTCGGGATTTCCCCTTGGTCAACGTCCAAGACATCATCGTGGACAACTGCGCCATGCAGCTCGTCATGCGCCCTGAGCGCTTTGACGTCATCGTCACCACCAACCTTCTGGGGGACATCCTCTCGGACCTCACCGCCGGGCTGGTGGGAGGTCTCGGCCTGGCCCCCTCCGCCAACATCGGGGACACCACGGCGGTCTTTGAGCCGGTGCACGGCTCCGCCCCCGACATCGCCGGCAAGGGCATCGCCAACCCCACGGCCACCATCCTCTCCGCCGCCATGATGCTGGACTACCTGGGCGAGCGGGAGGTGGCCAGGAAGGTGGAGCGGGCTGTGGACCTGGTCCTGGAAAAGGGCCCCCGCACCCCGGACCTGGGGGGCGAGGCCACCACGGAGACCTTCACCCAGGCGGTGATAGAGGCGCTGAAGGCCCTTTAA
- a CDS encoding DUF5317 domain-containing protein translates to MAYGTYRGLFPPGVAGPLAKVLVLLLVGYGLLQNRHLKSLYLVLLGLFLNTLVIFANGGHMPVSLTALEKAGLGGLEDFLREKRDAVHTLLDETTRLPFLGDVIPLPPLRKVISPGDILILLGIMGVVVEGALRVGGLHLSLRQAALRVLGYLLLVLFLLAWRA, encoded by the coding sequence CTGGCCTACGGCACCTACCGGGGCCTCTTCCCCCCCGGGGTGGCGGGCCCCCTGGCCAAGGTTCTGGTCCTTCTCCTGGTGGGCTACGGCCTCCTCCAGAACCGCCACCTGAAAAGCCTCTACCTGGTCCTCCTGGGCCTCTTCCTCAACACCCTGGTCATCTTCGCCAACGGGGGGCACATGCCCGTGAGCCTCACCGCCCTGGAGAAGGCGGGCCTGGGGGGGCTGGAGGATTTTCTGCGGGAAAAGCGGGACGCGGTGCACACCCTTCTGGACGAAACCACCCGCCTTCCCTTCCTGGGAGACGTGATCCCTCTACCCCCCTTGCGGAAGGTCATCAGCCCGGGGGACATCCTGATCCTCCTGGGCATCATGGGGGTGGTGGTGGAAGGAGCCCTGAGGGTAGGAGGCCTCCACCTTTCCCTGCGCCAGGCGGCCCTCAGGGTCCTCGGCTACCTCCTTTTGGTGCTTTTTCTCCTGGCCTGGCGGGCCTAG
- a CDS encoding type III pantothenate kinase, giving the protein MLLAVDIGNTSTALGLFEGERLVAHFRIHTDRMRMESEYRVLLKNLFALEGLPPPKAALLSSVVPPVEREMARAIEGLFGVKARLVDAEATGLEVAIDNPKEAGADRLVNAVGALGYPSPTGRYIVVDFGTATTFDLVEAPNRYLGGAITIGPQTAADALAQRTAKLPRIDLVPPQRAVGKNTLEALRSGLVLGYAALVEGMVRRFKEEAGEALVIATGGFAETLRPICPSFDLVDEDLTLKGLLRIHMAQG; this is encoded by the coding sequence ATGCTCCTGGCGGTGGACATCGGCAACACCTCCACGGCCCTGGGCCTTTTTGAGGGGGAGAGGCTCGTCGCCCACTTCCGCATCCACACCGACCGAATGCGGATGGAAAGCGAGTATAGGGTCCTCTTAAAGAACCTCTTCGCCCTGGAGGGCCTCCCCCCGCCCAAAGCCGCCCTCCTTTCCAGCGTGGTGCCCCCGGTGGAGCGGGAGATGGCGCGGGCCATAGAGGGGCTTTTCGGGGTCAAGGCCCGCCTGGTGGACGCCGAGGCCACGGGGCTTGAGGTGGCCATAGACAACCCCAAGGAGGCCGGGGCGGACCGCCTGGTCAACGCCGTGGGGGCCCTGGGCTACCCGAGCCCCACGGGCCGCTACATCGTGGTGGACTTTGGCACGGCCACCACCTTTGACCTGGTGGAGGCCCCAAACCGCTACCTGGGCGGAGCCATCACCATCGGCCCCCAGACGGCGGCGGACGCCCTGGCCCAGCGGACGGCCAAGCTTCCCCGCATTGACCTGGTCCCGCCCCAGAGGGCGGTGGGCAAGAACACCCTCGAGGCCCTCCGCTCGGGCCTGGTTCTGGGCTACGCCGCCCTGGTGGAGGGCATGGTGCGCCGTTTCAAGGAGGAGGCGGGAGAAGCCCTGGTCATCGCCACCGGGGGCTTTGCCGAGACCCTAAGGCCCATCTGCCCCTCCTTTGACCTGGTGGACGAGGACCTGACCCTCAAGGGCCTCCTTCGCATCCACATGGCCCAAGGGTGA
- a CDS encoding HD-GYP domain-containing protein, with amino-acid sequence MGKALVLTPPWFAPFLVFLAQWRGKVWYKELFNRSQDGLATALAALAWQFFQQNPVYLGPWNVSAGVGIATASLAFFAVNTTLVTTAIHLANKVTWREAWRRNFSWLALSYLLLSPIALLLARAYETPLLGNWGGWTVLFFLIPLYYSRFYWDEKVRLEAAFDATLETLMHALEAKDPQTRLHSERVAEIARDLARKVKNGDEAYAQAVYRAARLHDIGKIGIPEFVLLKPGPLSPAEREAIEKHPEFGAEMLKPGAKVAFEPLVYNIILYHHERWDGRGYPKRLAGHEIPEEARIVGLADAYEAMTAGRPYRKAKSPEEALREVQEMSGIQFDPRLVEAFIELWQEDPLWRDREAYLKAKAGKEGSVSRFILPPLSSPWASPSPSESGQGTSEE; translated from the coding sequence TTGGGTAAAGCCCTGGTGCTCACCCCTCCCTGGTTTGCCCCCTTCCTTGTCTTCCTGGCCCAGTGGCGAGGCAAGGTCTGGTATAAGGAGCTTTTTAACCGCTCCCAGGATGGCCTGGCCACCGCCCTAGCAGCCCTGGCCTGGCAGTTCTTCCAGCAGAACCCCGTCTACCTGGGTCCCTGGAATGTGTCGGCAGGGGTGGGCATCGCCACCGCTTCCCTGGCTTTTTTTGCAGTCAACACCACCCTGGTGACCACCGCCATTCACCTCGCCAACAAAGTTACTTGGCGTGAAGCCTGGCGGAGAAACTTCAGCTGGCTTGCTCTTAGCTACCTCCTCCTCTCCCCCATCGCCCTCCTCCTGGCCCGGGCCTATGAAACGCCCCTCCTGGGCAACTGGGGCGGGTGGACGGTGCTCTTCTTCCTCATCCCCCTTTACTACAGCCGCTTCTACTGGGACGAGAAGGTGCGTCTGGAAGCGGCCTTTGACGCCACCCTGGAAACCCTCATGCACGCCCTCGAGGCCAAGGACCCCCAGACCCGCCTCCACTCCGAGCGCGTGGCCGAGATCGCCCGGGACCTAGCCCGGAAGGTCAAGAACGGGGATGAAGCCTACGCCCAGGCCGTCTACCGGGCAGCCCGGCTCCACGATATCGGCAAGATCGGCATCCCCGAGTTCGTCCTCCTGAAGCCTGGCCCCCTCAGCCCCGCAGAGCGCGAAGCCATAGAAAAGCACCCCGAGTTCGGAGCGGAGATGCTGAAGCCCGGGGCCAAGGTGGCCTTTGAGCCCCTGGTCTACAACATCATCCTCTACCACCACGAGCGCTGGGACGGCCGGGGCTACCCAAAGCGGCTCGCCGGGCACGAGATCCCCGAGGAGGCCCGCATTGTGGGCCTGGCCGACGCCTACGAGGCCATGACCGCGGGCCGCCCCTACCGCAAGGCCAAATCCCCGGAGGAGGCGCTCAGGGAAGTCCAGGAGATGTCCGGCATCCAGTTTGACCCCCGGCTGGTGGAGGCCTTCATAGAGCTCTGGCAGGAAGACCCCCTCTGGCGCGACCGGGAAGCCTACCTCAAGGCCAAAGCGGGAAAGGAGGGATCCGTATCACGCTTTATCTTGCCGCCGCTCTCTTCGCCCTGGGCCTCGCCCTCGCCCTCGGAGTCCGGCCAAGGGACCTCGGAGGAATAG
- the pilM gene encoding type IV pilus assembly protein PilM: MFSSFSRLFKPRVEALGLEIGAGSLKLVELSGYPPALKALAARPLPPGTLVEGVVVEPNALSQEIRELLAEARTRKRYVVSAVPNPSVILRTLQVPKMPPKEMEEAVRWEAERYIPFPIDEVVLDFAPLDPLAEVPEGEQVEVMVAAARQEAVASLIEALRGAGLIPVVLDVKPFAGLYPLEAELTRDPEQVTVAVEIGAESTSLVLTKGDRPLAVRILTLSGKDFTEAIAKGFGLDLLTAEEVKRTYGLATIPTEDEELLLDFDVERERYSPARIYDAIRPVLVDLTQEIRRSLEFFRVQLGDVQPEVGYLYGGGSRLRGLAALLTDTLGVSFVTLDPWQGIQVDPKRFDLEKLKELGPEFMVPVGLALRGVGPLD, translated from the coding sequence GTGTTTTCAAGTTTTAGCAGGCTATTCAAACCTCGGGTGGAGGCCCTGGGGCTGGAGATCGGGGCGGGGAGCCTCAAGCTGGTGGAGCTTTCCGGCTACCCCCCGGCCCTCAAGGCCCTGGCCGCCCGGCCCCTGCCCCCAGGAACCCTGGTGGAAGGGGTGGTGGTGGAGCCTAACGCGCTCAGCCAGGAGATCCGGGAACTCCTGGCCGAGGCCCGCACGAGGAAGCGCTATGTGGTCTCAGCCGTCCCCAACCCCAGCGTGATCCTGCGCACCCTGCAGGTGCCCAAGATGCCCCCCAAGGAGATGGAGGAGGCCGTGCGCTGGGAGGCGGAGCGCTACATCCCCTTCCCCATAGACGAGGTGGTCCTGGACTTCGCCCCCCTGGACCCCCTGGCCGAGGTGCCGGAAGGGGAGCAGGTGGAGGTCATGGTGGCGGCCGCCCGCCAGGAGGCGGTGGCCTCCCTCATAGAGGCCCTGAGGGGGGCGGGCCTCATTCCCGTTGTTCTGGACGTAAAACCCTTCGCCGGCCTCTACCCCCTGGAAGCCGAGCTCACCAGGGACCCCGAGCAGGTCACGGTCGCCGTGGAGATCGGCGCCGAGAGCACCAGCCTGGTCCTCACCAAGGGGGACCGCCCCCTGGCGGTGCGGATCCTGACCCTCTCCGGCAAGGACTTCACCGAGGCCATCGCCAAAGGCTTTGGCCTGGACCTCCTCACCGCCGAGGAGGTGAAGCGCACCTACGGCCTCGCCACCATCCCCACCGAGGACGAGGAGCTCCTCCTGGACTTTGACGTGGAGCGGGAGCGGTACAGCCCGGCCCGCATCTACGACGCCATCCGCCCGGTGCTGGTGGACCTCACCCAGGAGATCCGCCGGAGCCTGGAGTTCTTCCGGGTGCAACTGGGGGACGTGCAGCCGGAGGTGGGCTACCTTTACGGCGGGGGTAGCCGCCTCCGGGGCCTCGCCGCCCTCCTCACCGACACCCTGGGGGTGAGCTTCGTCACCCTGGACCCCTGGCAGGGCATCCAGGTGGACCCCAAGCGCTTTGACCTGGAGAAGCTAAAGGAGCTGGGCCCCGAGTTCATGGTGCCCGTGGGCCTGGCCTTGAGGGGGGTGGGTCCCCTTGATTAG